TTCCGGGTCAGGCCAGGCGGTGCTGACCATGCCGATCATGTCGCCGTTGGCAGATGTTATTGGCATCACCCGGCAGACTGCAGTGCTGGCCTTTGTCTTCGGCGAGGGTTGGATCAACCCGATTCTGCCCACTTCTGGCGTCACTATGGGCGTGTTGGGATTGGCGGCCATTCCATGGGAAAAATGGGCAAGGTGGCTGCTGCCGATGCAGATTTTCTTTTTCATTCTGGCTCTGTTGCTGCTGATCCCTCCGGTGATTTTCAACTGGTCATAAGCCGAACGTCCTTGTCTCTTGAACTCCCCTCCTGCCCAACAGGTTGTTGCTGAACATGGTATCGCCGGAGCCTCGTGTTACGACCTCTCGTCGGCAAGACGGCGCCCGGAGCTGGAAGCTGATTTGACTGCCAGTGCATACAACCCCAATTCAGCAGCGAATAACGCCATCAAGCAAAGGGGGATGACCTCCAGGGATGTGCGTCGCGCCAGAACGCCCGCCAGGCTGGGGATAATCGCTGCACCCAATCCGCCGGCCGCCAACTGCATGCCGATGGTGTTGGCGGCAAAGCGCACTCCCACGCGTCCGCTGGTTCCAGACATCAAGGCGGCGAACACTGGAGCGATGGCCAAACCGATCAAGGCCACCGCCCACAGGTTCGCTCGGTTCCCTGGGTTGTTCCAGCACAACCAGGCCGCACTGAGCAGCGCCAGCATCAGACTGGAGTTCACCATGAAATGAATCCCTATTCGTTCCGCATACAATCCAGCGGCCAGTCTGCCGGCGGTAAAGAACGCCCAGTAGCTGCCCACCCAGAGTCCGGCCGATCCTGCATCGATGCCGCGGGATTCCACCAACAACGTATAGGCCCAGGTCCCGAGCGACACCTCTGCGCCGGTGTAGAGAAAAAACAGTCCGGCGCTCATCCAGGCAGCGGGCCGGCGCAGCGTTTCGCCCAGCGATGCTTGATATTCGGTCAACCGCCGTGTCTCTTTGTTTTTGATATCCGCCTTTTTATGCTCCCAGGAGGTCAGAGTCAAAGCAAAGCATAAAGCCAACGTGAGCTGAAAAAGCCCGACCATGCTGTATCCCAACCGCCACGAGTAAAAGTTGGTCAGCGCAAAGGTCATGATGACCGGACCACTGGTGATGCCGACGCCATAGCTTGCATGCAGCCATTGCATCATCCGTTCGCCGAAATGGTCGGCCACATAGGCGTTGAGTCCTGAATCGATGGCGCCGGCGCCCAAGCCGGATACCAATCCAAGAAGAACCACCATGCCCCAGACCGGGACCAGCGTATAACCGATCAAACTGGCGCCGGTCATGGCGCAGCTGGCTGCCAACACACGGCCGACGCCCCAGCGGCCGACTATAGGACCGCTCAGCGTGCTGGAGAGCAGATAGCCGGTCATGCCGGCCATTAAAAACATGCCGAGAGCATCCAATGGAATGGCAAAACTCGCACGGATGGACGGCCAGGCCACACCGGTCAAACCGTCCGGCATGCCGAGAGCGATAAAAGCAGTAAAGGCCAAAGCGGCCAGCATAGCTTGAGGATGACGTTTGATCGTTCGTCGCATTTTCAAAGATCTTTTTTCGAATCGTTCATCAAGTACAAACAAAATCAGGGGAGAAACTGAAAGGCGTACAGCTTGGCGCTGCGCATGCGTAGATGCAGACGGATGGGCTTGCCCTCCAGGCTCGAGAGGTCTGTTTGTCCGTTCCAGGTGGCTGCCATGCGCACGCTGTTGCCGTTCAATTCATCGCTGTCATGATACGTAAAGCCTGGGATCGGTTTGCCGGATTCATCCAGAATCTCGACCCGGGCATACCCGCCGGCGCTGGCGTCCAAATTCAATTCCAGCCGCTTTCCCTGAAAGAGGAGTGGCGGCGTGACCAGTCTGCCGCCGGCATAGTCCGCCACCGCAGCGATAAAACCATCCAGACGGAGAACCGCGCGGGAGATGGCGGACTCTTGCTCCACCGCCTGCGGATCCAGTCGTGATGCGTGATCGCGATTAGTGCCGAAATAATAGATCCACAATTGATCGCCCATAGGAATCGGCCGCAGAACGGGATAGATCCATTTGGAGTCCCAGGAACCATTCTCACCGGTGCGCAAAAAAGAAGCGCGGCCGCCAGGACGGAAAAAATGCCGGCCATCACGACTGACCGCGAGTTGAATGTCAGAGGTGTTGGGCCAGGCCTCATTGGCGCTCCCCCTCCAGTGGTAAAAGACCGGACCCAGGGCGAGATAAACATTTTCATAGGGAAACACGCCGGGGCCGTAGAAATCCAGTGGCGCTGCCGGCGTCAAAACCTGGTCGTCCCCGCCTTCAGCCGCTGCGGCAGAGGAGTGTCGCTGCGGCAGAATATTTTCGCCGCGCACTTGCATGCGGCTCACATCCAGACGCATGACCGGCGCTGCGGCCATGTCTCGTTCATCCGGCTCCAGGACCATGGCCATACTATCCCAATGAAACAGATCGTCGGATTCATTGTAACTGGCCGCGCGGACCCCGAACCCGCTTTTTTCGCGGATCCATTCCCTGCTGTACCCGATATAACGGCCGATCCGCGGCTCCCAGAACCAGGAGGGCTGCGTGTCCGCAGCGCGCAGGCCGGTCACCAAGCGCTCATCCAGCTGCCAATGGATGCCATCTCGGGAAACGAAAACGCGATGAGGGCCTCGGATGCCGGAATGATTGCGCGGGTAGACTTTGATCCATGATTTGTAGCGCGCCTGTTCCGGACAATGGGGATTGTCATCGCGCCAGACCGAGCCGCCGCCAATGGCCAGCACCTCGGGATCAGGCGGCAACACAAGATTGTTTTTTTTCGATCCGTTCCACTGGACCAGATTCAATACCGGTTTGGTAAAATGGATCCCATCCTGTGATTCGGCATAAGCCACACCCATATAGCGGGGATTTTTCTCGCCCGCCGGCGGCGCTCCGGCGGTGATATCGTACCAGAGCCGTATCCTGCCGCCCTCCTTGATCACCGTATTGTAGCTGGCCAGATAGGCGTCCTTTTCCCACGGCTGGTCAACGACGACCAGCTTTTCGCGGGTTTGGTACGGTTCCTGAACCACCAACTGTATGCCCTCAGCCGACTCGATGAATTTGTAATCGATGAACAGCTGTTTCTGCGAACCGACCGCCAAAGACGTTTGGGCGCTTAAAAAGCTGCAGAGAATGAGCACGAAAAGCAACGGCATAACAGCGACCTCCTTAAAATTATTTTCAGTGCAGCAGGGGCGAGCCGGTTGTGCGCCGAAGGATGAGAACAGACGTTCATCACTTTCCAGAATCGACAGGGCTGTGCAGCGAGTTTTTCATGGCGCGCATTGGTTTCTGCAAGCTCTCACTTTGCTCCACTTGTTTTATGGCCCCCAAGCGCCTTTCTCCGCACGCACCCAAGCCGAAATCCGGACTCTCTTCACCGGCTTTTACATTTGTCCGCATCGTAATCGGGTGATAAAAGAGAGTACATTGTCCATCAGGGCGTTCAGCTTGGAATAATGCTCCACTGGCACTGACAGTATTTCCTCTTCTGTCTGAACGTATTTAGCCGGCGTCAGTTCGTGGCGGCACTGATCCAGAATGGCATGTACCGACGCGGGAGTCATTTCAAGATGAAACTGCAGCCCGATCACGGAATTCCCGATCTGGAAGGCCTGGTGTGCGCAGGCCTGGCTTTGTGCAAGATGAACCGCTCCGGCCGGCAGCTCAAAGGTCTCACCGTGCCAGTGAAATACCGGAACCGAGGATGGAAAGATGAACCGGCCGACATCGGCCATAATCGTTTTAACAGCCGGCATCCCTGCGGCGTGGGGCAATATTCTTTAAATGGACATCCGGCGCGTGATAACGCCCCCAGAACGGCAGATGCGTCATGGTCGTATGGGTGAACAGCCAGTTGACAATCCGGAGGCGCAACAGCGCATGAAACAGAAAATAGGAAAAAAAAATGGCCGGATAGTACAGCAGCAGCTGCAGCGCCAGGCTGAGCCCACTTTGCTCCGCTGTCAGGCGCCCGCCCAGCCAGGAGAACAGCAGGGCGGCAACAGGCACAGAGGTCAAATAATAGAGCACAACGCCCCAGGAATGGCCCGCTTCAACGGCGTTGCGCGGACAGAGTACAGCACAGCGCATGCAGCTCTCACAACGGTAGGTCCAAAACGGACGCGACGACCTGGATCCCCGCATGCGGATAGCGCAGACAGGGCAATGGGCCGCACAGACGCCGCAGCCATCGCACTTTCCATTGGCAAAGAACAACTTGGCGAGAAAAAAACGGCCGATCAGCAAATAAGCGACAGAGATCCATGACAGCAAAATGCCCCAGATGATCTCGAAAAAATTATTTCGCGTGCACCATACCGAGTTGCCGCAGAGCAACCGCTCCATCAATCCCAATACGCGCGGCCGGGCGCGAAGGATGATCGCCTCCTGCTTTTTGCGGCTCTGGATGGGATGCAGGGAGAACCAGTTCGAAGGCATGTCCACACTCATGGCGCCGCGCACCCGGTAGCCCTTGAGAAACAACAGCAGGCTGACGATGAACGGAGCGCTGCCGCTGATTCCGGGGATAAAAAGCGGGCCGAACTTGAGCCCAGCTCGGGTGGTAACACAAAACGCGGGGACGGCCCGGCCACGCGGCAGCCGCCAGGCTGATTTCAGTACCTGCCAGGGCGCTGTGAAACCATGCGTGGGAAAAACCAGCCCCATCAGCCGGTCGGCGTTGTCCGCAGTTTTCTGCGCCGGAGCGGCCTGCTCCAGAGGCAGGACATGAGCGTTCACGCCCTTTTTTTCAGCCTGTTCCGCCAGCCAGCAGGCCACCTGGTAAGAGTTGCCTGTGCCGCTCCAAAAGTTAAGAACCATATTCCTGTAAATCATTTCGCTACAACCAATGAAAGCATTTCAGGGAAAATGAATGATCCGGTGATCGGACGGCTCAACGGCCTGCGAGGCTGTCAGCGCGCGCCGGGCGCCTGCTTGCGTTTGCTTTTGATGTACATCACCGAATTATTATTGCGCATCTCGATCTCAAAAAGATCGCTCACCCGGATGATCTCGCTCCATTTCTTATAGCCGTAATTGATCGGTGAAACAGATGTGTTGTTCGAAATATACTGCCCCACCCGTCCGAGATGGGACCATCCATCGTCCTC
This genomic interval from bacterium contains the following:
- a CDS encoding MFS transporter; amino-acid sequence: MRRTIKRHPQAMLAALAFTAFIALGMPDGLTGVAWPSIRASFAIPLDALGMFLMAGMTGYLLSSTLSGPIVGRWGVGRVLAASCAMTGASLIGYTLVPVWGMVVLLGLVSGLGAGAIDSGLNAYVADHFGERMMQWLHASYGVGITSGPVIMTFALTNFYSWRLGYSMVGLFQLTLALCFALTLTSWEHKKADIKNKETRRLTEYQASLGETLRRPAAWMSAGLFFLYTGAEVSLGTWAYTLLVESRGIDAGSAGLWVGSYWAFFTAGRLAAGLYAERIGIHFMVNSSLMLALLSAAWLCWNNPGNRANLWAVALIGLAIAPVFAALMSGTSGRVGVRFAANTIGMQLAAGGLGAAIIPSLAGVLARRTSLEVIPLCLMALFAAELGLYALAVKSASSSGRRLADERS
- a CDS encoding (4Fe-4S)-binding protein; protein product: MVLNFWSGTGNSYQVACWLAEQAEKKGVNAHVLPLEQAAPAQKTADNADRLMGLVFPTHGFTAPWQVLKSAWRLPRGRAVPAFCVTTRAGLKFGPLFIPGISGSAPFIVSLLLFLKGYRVRGAMSVDMPSNWFSLHPIQSRKKQEAIILRARPRVLGLMERLLCGNSVWCTRNNFFEIIWGILLSWISVAYLLIGRFFLAKLFFANGKCDGCGVCAAHCPVCAIRMRGSRSSRPFWTYRCESCMRCAVLCPRNAVEAGHSWGVVLYYLTSVPVAALLFSWLGGRLTAEQSGLSLALQLLLYYPAIFFSYFLFHALLRLRIVNWLFTHTTMTHLPFWGRYHAPDVHLKNIAPRRRDAGC